In Paramormyrops kingsleyae isolate MSU_618 chromosome 13, PKINGS_0.4, whole genome shotgun sequence, a single window of DNA contains:
- the LOC140578278 gene encoding uncharacterized protein, whose product MPRTKASRRSAAAKKRLMDRRRATAGDVVAETVDGVTSIPQPKKELTVTNLTSHNQQPDPAAAALHVVAMTDDGVMSFPPYRNSKKIPTVTFPTSHDQQPDQASQPRPVSVMAATDDGVTSFPPYWNTKKILTVTLPISHDHRVPTLGAICRTDDELFMPSLYEEKALTDDEVLQPPQKRRAAALRPSIRPSILASRMPHLPHFIMPSNPTQSIMPSNPTQSIMPSNPTQSIMPSNLTQSIKPCKMVSILPPDPPDQQQHVNPVTVPVSPHFPQASTVRGSFHQADRRFGINGNKQCVANSLMAILMCKIKNVLSWLVTDLDQVLLNGDNLYTTIRDTGRIRDASGYLFVRDLPTEYTLNGVTFAIKYHDDMFVGLFGVSEYGDMCDVLMSADAAFEITAVSVTSRSILHQHPDGNSPVTSVNQLTSMSDRLDGKSSVTSVNQRTNISDHPDDNSSVTRVQQFARMSDSQYGVVRPNVTHDAEPEVDVRVNNEGDVVFISELRSEQFLFSPLTIQQQRRLSCKLGVVYIDHGHVNMDAEFPMGDPCRTVPITGDVKKRNVEKRTKQKDKRTDITYVIEQFGEKINTGPVYICSVCHRMLFKHQVVICRKDKYLKKSQGVALLAMQCITDTYLHKCIDTCSDDCSSLLGPTGSLWICHTCHRKILDGKMPAESVGNCLALDPVPPELHCLNTLEQHLIGIHIPFMRIVSLPKGGQNGVHGPVTCVPSSIPNVAEALPRVNNDDLMIRVKLKRKLTYKGHYKYEFVHPEKIKKALVYLTENNKFYSNVQFNDDWINPLQKTEVPGDVSDIHADEERNENNMEDEEMDETLHDRQQHGMYMDTCLQPVDIAQEVLDQHFDGIMSMAPAEGNNPVRLLTDESNEAKCFPVLFPKGTGTFHDRRKEKLTLCRYLNTRILNADGRFGKNLDYIFYGQYLSELQQVVSNVSIAVRKGYDARDKCPVTSETLTNKESLQKMFNFDEGYKFLRPIRGTPVFWQSVQKDLFAMVRQLGIPTWFCSFSSADLRWRELMTAIFKQDGIDASSAELDWSERCALLKNNPVTAARMFDYRFHCFLKDVIMSEAQPIGKIVDYFYRVEFQQRGSPHTHCLFWVEDAPKVGKDDEDEVSAFIDQYVTCEMPEGDDEMHEIVCSVQQHSKRHSKTCKKKGKTCRFNFPRPPSNRTFVSSCKVGDGETDGQPLKKEVADAIMKKVKDAVLNPEANYDSVDSLFSTIGISQDIFEAAYSRITKKTTIVLKRRPCEVWVNQYNRDLLHCWNANMDIQFVVDAYSCIVYIISYISKAEREMGLLLANAQKEASQQGNLDAKEALRQLGSVFLHNREVSAQESVYRLTNMRLKEGSRKVQFIPTGENVVKMSLPLNVIRKKAECENEDEQGIWMNSITDRYKARPETKEFAGMCLARFASEYRILCKSQSSCPGSVQLDRKLGFVKKRTRTEAAVVRYARFSPTKDPEKYYHSILQLFLPHYFDAQLKPSTFGSYQEFYETGCVKFFDDELHSVKLVVQSNMSSFEKESHAIDKAEEDIQQHGVMEDAWAEICPETERERLECLASKSNTTPEMREQRDEIPDLLPRPRRYMLHDNPCAMSRQEALALLRSLNNKQSETFYKIRNWCLQKARGENPKPFHVFISGPGGVGKSVLIKAIHYEAARILCQLSQNPDETHVLLTAPTGVSAYNIKAATIHACFHIATEAKLPYEPLADEKINSLRAELGNLQILIIDEISMVDHKLLAYVHGRLRQIKQIGDYSAFGNVSIIAVGDFYQLCPVKGKALYTEGKGVDLWQNHFAMVELTEIMRQKDMQFAQLLNRLRKRKRGDAMLEEDIAMLKLRVTGEGQDSTGLHIYATNDEVDQHNYHMLRKICSDHVIIHAQDFQRVAATGRLEKKHGHHANVQKTCLPESLHVGVNARVILLKNIDVSDGLVNGAFGTVSDICFDTDEDFPSEIYITFDNEAAGKSLRGKKPCLKAGLDKATRIKAEEERVTNSGGTRRQFPLKLAWACTVHKVQGLTVDKAVVSLKKIFAAGQAYVALSRVTSLEGLIIEDFKETAIYAKQDIETAMQSMPAFIEPVMEVPSSCKILLHNVEGLTCHLDDLKQDRRPPLYNLAIFQKNLMQLITRLDSVEGGKIIMGDFNENLLQPREAGTATGAMAVLGGIGREAWPGAKLWGLGLGLAVSGYHWGCR is encoded by the exons ATGCCTCGCACCAAGGCATCCCGCCGTTcagcagcagcgaagaagaggctAATGGATAGGCGTCGAGCTACTGCTGGCGATGTTGTGGCTGAGACTGTTGACGGGGTTACTTCTATTCCCCAACCCAAAAAGGAGCTGACCGTGACTAATCTGACGAGCCACAACCAACAGCCTgaccccgctgctgctgccctcCATGTcgtggctatgactgatgacggggttatgtcttttcccccctaccGGAATAGCAAAAAGATCCCGACTGTGACTTTCCCGACTAGCCACGACCAACAACCCGACCAGGCCTCACAGCCGCGGCCTGTGTCTGTCATGGCTGcgactgatgacggggttacgTCTTTTCCCCCCTACTGGAATACCAAAAAGATCCTGACTGTGACTCTCCCGATAAGCCATGACCACCGGGTTCCCAccctgggtgccatttgtaGGACTGATGACGAGTTGTTTATGCCTTCTCTTTATGAAGAGAAGGCTTTGACTGATGACGAGGTTTTGCAGCCGCCTCAAAAAAGAAGGGCTGCTGCTTTACGACCATCCATTCGACCATCCATACTGGCATCCAGAATGCCTCATCTGCCTCATTTCATTATGCCTTCTAATCCGACACAGTCTATTATGCCTTCTAATCCGACACAGTCTATTATGCCTTCTAATCCGACACAGTCTATTATGCCTTCTAATCTGACACAGTCCATTAAGCCATGCAAAATGGTGTCTATCTTGCCTCCAGATCCCCCGGATCAACAGCAGCATGTGAACCCTGTAACTGTACCTGTATCccctcattttcctcaggcatCTACAGTGAGAGGCTCATTCCATCAAGCAGACAGACGATTTGGAATCAACGGTAACAAACAGTGTGTGGCTAATAGTTTGATGGCTATACTgatgtgtaaaataaagaatGTCTTAAGCTGGTTGGTCACAGACCTtgatcaagtgctgctgaaTGGAGACAACCTCTACACTACCATCAGAGACACTGGGAGAATTCGAGATGCTTCTGGGTATCTGTTTGTCAGAGATCTACCGACAGAATACACATTGAATGGTGTTACATTTGCAATAAAGTACCACGATGACATGTTTGTTGGATTGTTTGGCGTGAGCGAATATGGAGATATGTGTGATGTTCTTATGTCAGCTGATGCAGCG tttgagattacagctgtgagtgtgactaGTCGAAGCATCCTGCACCAGCATCCAGATGGCAACTCCCCAGTCACCAGTGTCAACCAGCTTACCAGCATGTCAGACCGTCTAGATGGTAAGTCCTCAGTCACCAGTGTCAACCAGCGCACCAACATATCAGACCATCCAGACGACAACTCCTCAGTGACCAGAGTCCAGCAGTTTGCCAGAATGTCAGACAGCCAATATGGTGTGGTAAGGCCAAATGTGACACATGATGCAGAACCTGAGGTTGATGTCCGTGTGAACAATGAAGGTGATGtagtttttatcagtgagctacGCAGTGAGCAGTTTCTGTTCAGTCCTTTGACAATCCAGCAGCAAAGAAGGCTTTCCTGTAAGCTTGGTGTGGTGTACATTGATCATGGCCATGTAAACATGGATGCAGAGTTTCCAATGGGTGATCCTTGCAGAACGGTGCCAATCACTGGTGATg taaaaaagagaaatgtTGAGAAACGAACTAAGCAGAAGGATAAAAGAACAGATATTACGTATGTGATCGAACAATTTggagagaaaataaatacaggccCTGTATACATTTGCTCAGTGTGTCATCGAATGTTGTTTAAACACCAAGTTGTGATATGCAGAaaagataaatacttaaaaaaatcacaaggaGTTGCATTACTGGCAATGCAGTGCATAACTGACACATACTTACACAAATGCATAGATACTTGCTCTGATGATTGTAGCAGTCTGTTGGGCCCTACAGGTTCATTATGGATTTGTCACACATGTCATAGAAAGATTCTTGATGGGAAAATGCCAGCAGAGAGCGTTGGAAACTGTCTAGCTCTAGACCCAGTTCCTCCTGAGTTGCATTGTCTAAATACTCTGGAACAACATCTGATTGGTATTCATATTCCTTTTATGAGAATTgtgtctttgccaaaaggtggacaaaatggtgttcatggtcctgTGACTTGTGTCCCATCCAGCATTCCAAATGTAGCCGAAGCTTTACCAAGAGTGaacaatgatgaccttatgATCCGTGTGAAGTTGAAGCGGAAGTTAACTTACAAAGggcattacaaatatgaatttgtgcatccagaaaaaataaagaaggctttggtgtatcttacagagaataacaaattttatagcaatgtgcagTTCAATGATGACTGGATTAATCCACTGCAGAAAACTGAAGTGCCTGGTGATGTAAGTGACATACATGCAGATGAAGAGcgtaatgaaaataacatggaggatgaggagatggatgaaactctgcatgatagacaacaacatggcatgtaCATGGATACGTGTCTTCAACCTGTCGACATAGCACAAGAGGTGTTGGATCAACACTTTGATGGAATCATGTCtatggcacctgcagaaggaaacaacccagtgaggcttctaactgatgagtcaaatgaagctaaatgttttccagtccttttcccaaaaggaacaggcacttttcatgacagaaggaaggaaaaactgacactgtgtaggtatttaaatacaagaattcttaatgcagatggacgttttggGAAAAACTTggactatatattttatgggcagtatttgtctgagcttcagcaggttgtgtcaaatgtgtcaattgctgtgagaaagggctatgatgcacgggataagtgtcctgtcacatcagaaactttgacaaataaggagtctctacaaaagatgttcaattttgatgaaggttataaatttctaagaccaatcagaggcacccctgttttttggcaaagtgttcagaaagatctGTTTGCAATGGTAagacagcttggtattcccacatggttttgctcattttcttctgctgatttaCGCTGGAGAGAACTTATGACAGCAATCTTCAAACAAGATGGCATAGATGCATCAAGTGCTGAGCTCGACTGGTCAGAAAGGTGTGCActgttgaaaaacaatcctgtgacagctgccagaatgtttgattatcgattccactgcttcctaaaagatgtcatcatgtcagaagcacaacccattggcaaaatagttgattatttctacagagtagaatttcagcaacgaggatcacctcacactcactgtttgttttgggtggaagatgcgcctaaggttggcaaagatgatgaagatgaggtatcagctttcattgatcaatatgtgacatgtgaaatgccagagggtgacgatgaaatgcatgaaattgtatgtagtgtacagcaacatagtaagaggcactcaaaaacatgcaagaaaaaagggaaaacttgtagattcaatttcccacgtcctccaagcaacagaacatttgtgtcatcatgcaaagttggagatggtgagacagacggacagcccctgaaaaaagaagtagcagacgctatcatgaaaaaagtgaaggatgcTGTACTAAACCCTGAGGCCAACTATGACTCTGTTGATTCCTTATTTAGTACAATTGGTATCAGTCAGGACATATTTGAGGCTGCGTACTCAAGAATAACAAAGAAAACTACCATTGTTCTTAAGAGGAGACCATGTGAAGTGTGGGTCaaccaatataacagagaccttttacactgttggaatgcaaacatggacattcagtttgtggtcgatgcatattcatgtattgtttacatcatttcctacatttccaaagctgagagagagatgggactgctactggcaaatgctcagaaagaggcctcccagcaaggtaaccttgatgcaaaagaagctcttcgccaacttggcagtgttttcctgcacaatcgtgaagtttcggcccaggaaagtgtttatcgtctgactaacatgaggttgaaagagggatcacgaaaggtgcagtttatcccaactggagaaaatgtggtaaaaatgagccttccattgaacgtcatacggaagaaagctgagtgtgagaatgaggatgaacaaggtatttggatgaacagtatcactgatagatataaagccagaccagaaacaaaagagtttgcaggaatgtgcctggcgagatttgcatctgagtacagaatactatgtaagtCTCAGAGCTCATgccctggaagtgtgcagttggacagaaaattaggatttgtgaagaaaaggacacgcacagaggcagctgttgttcggtatgctcgcttttcacccacaaaggacccagaaaaatattaccacagcattttgcaactttttctgccacattatttcgatgcacaattaaaaccttctacttttggcagttaccaggaattctatgagactggttgtgtcaagttctttgatgatgaattgcattcagtgaaactggttgtgcagtcaaacatgtcaagttttgaaaaggaatcacATGCAATTGACAAAGCTGAAGAAGACATACAGCAGCATGGTGTAATGGAAGATGCCTGGGCAGAGATTTGTCCGGAAACTGAACGTGAACGGCTAGAGTGTCTTGCTAGCAAATCCAACACTACACCAGAAATGAGAGAACAAcgtgatgagataccagatttgttaccaaGGCCGAGGCGCTATATGTTGCATGACAATCCTTGTGCTATGTCCAGGCAGGAAGCACtggctttgcttcgctcactgaataacaagcagTCTGAGACTTTTTACAAAATACGAAACTGGTGTTTACAGAAGGCACGTGGTGAAAACCCaaaaccatttcatgtattcatatctggacctggaggtgtgggcaagtcggtcttgatcaaagcaataCATTATGAGGCAGCTCGTATCTTGTGTCAGTTGTCACAAAATCCAGATGAGACACATGTGTTACTGACTGCTCCAACTGGGGTTAGTGCTTACAACATCAAAGCTGCAACAATACACGCCTGTTTCCATATTGCAACGGAGGCAAAGCTGCCATATGAACCACTTgcagatgaaaaaataaattcattgagagctgaactgggaaacctgcaaaTATTGATCatagatgaaatttcaatggtCGATCACAAGCTGCTTGCATATGTTCATGGcagattaagacaaatcaaacaaattggagattattctgcttttggaaatgtctcaatcattgctgttggagatttctaccagctttgtcctgtgaaagggaaagctttgtatactgagggtaaaggtgttgatctatggcagaatcattttgctatggtggagctgactgaaattatgagacagaaagacatgcagtttgcacagttgctgaatcggctaaggaaacgcaaaaggggtgatgcaatgctggAGGAAGACATTGCTATGCTGAAACTACGTGTGACAGGCgaaggacaagacagtactggtcttcatatttatgcaaccaatgatgaagttgatcaacataactaccatatgctgcggaagatctgctcagaccatgtcatcattcatgctcAGGATTTTCAAAGGGTTGCTGCAACTGGCAGACTGGAAAAGAAACATGGACATCATGCCAATGTTCAGAAGACATGTCTCCCCGAATCACTACATGTAGGTGTCAATGCACGAGTAATACTTCTGAAAAATATTGACGTTTCAGACGGCttggtaaatggtgcatttggtacagttagtgacatctgctttgatactgatgaggattttccatcagagatatacatcacatttgacaacgaagcagctggaaagtcactcaggggaaagaagccatgcctaaaagcagggttggacaaagctacacgaatcaaagcagaggaggagagagtgacaaacagtggtggaacaCGACGGCAGTTTCCATTGAAATTAGCATGggcttgtacagtacacaaggtacaaggtctgacagtggataaggctgttgtatcactaaagaagatatttgcagctggacaagcgtatgtagcattaagccgtgtgacttctctggaaggccttataatagaagactttaaggagactgctatatatgcaaaacaagacattgagactgcaatgcaaagcatgcctgcGTTTATTGAGCCTGTCATGGAAGTGCCATCATCATGCAAAATTCTCTTGCACAATGTTGAAGGACTTACATGTCACCTGGATGACCtaaagcaagacagaag accaccctTGTATAATCTGGcaatctttcagaagaacctgATGCAGTTGATCACTCGGTTAGACAGTGTGGAAGGTGGGAAAATCATCATGGGCgacttcaatgaaaatcttttgcaa CCTCGGGAGGCTGGCACTGCGACTGGGGCTATGGCTGTACTAGGGGGGATTGGCAGGGAGGCTTGGCCTGGTGCCAAGCTTTGGGGGTTAGGCCTGGGGCTGGCCGTCAGCGGGTACCACTGGGGTTGCCGGTAG